A window of the Podospora bellae-mahoneyi strain CBS 112042 chromosome 6, whole genome shotgun sequence genome harbors these coding sequences:
- a CDS encoding hypothetical protein (EggNog:ENOG503P327), giving the protein MATYSPEYSDDEYDFDEEYFAQTYKPLSNLPTPPPSSRDSLIAQSPRSLLEDGGLADSVLLGPAVHLVNLVPPTASLAVPSVALVHEILVRADLPMDTIGLAVCILDSLSSKFSLNWRLLCPLAQRGALSELPKRHTLPVSPVGMAQLHIDCVGPEIIVLTALIIAVKFLEDCQEPTQYYASAWGKNQWTCDQINVTERCIMESLGYRILPLWDPVLIGSVVKDMERAGRQALYPPQPRKIDKHQRSQSEAVTGLGLPLTPAETPVLENGPAVVVPLVDGGKMHVTFGGEGAPAPDLHLPRGKRKTFPTSG; this is encoded by the exons CCGAATACTCGGATGACGAGTACGATTTCGACGAGGAGTACTTTGCGCAAACCTACAAGCcgctctccaacctcccgacccctccaccctcgtcACGCGACTCCTTGATCGCTCAGAGCCCGAGGTCTCTTTTAGAAGATGGAGGACTTGCTGATTCTGTCCTTCTCG GCCCCGCCGTCCACTTGGTAAACCTTGTGCCTCCAACGGCTTCTCTGGCTGTGCCGTCAGTCGCCCTTGTTCATGAGATTCTAGTCCGTGCTGATCTGCCAATGGACACCATCGGCCTCGCAGTGTGCATTTTGGATTCGCTCAGCTCCAAGTTTTCGCTCAATTGGAGGTTGCTCTGCCCGCTAGCACAGAGAGGCGCGCTCTCTGAGCTTCCCAAGCGGCACACGCTCCCGGTCAGTCCGGTGGGGATGGCCCAGCTACACATCGACTGTGTTGGTCCCGAGATTATCGTTCTGACCGCATTGATCATTGCCGTCAAGTTTCTGGAGGATTGCCAGGAGCCCACACAATACTACGCATCAGCATGGGGGAAGAACCAGTGGACTTGCGACCAAATCAATGTCACCGAAAGGTGCATTATGGAAAGCCTGGGCTACCGGATTCTCCCCTTGTGGGACCCCGTGTTGATTGGGAGTGTGGTTAAAGACATGGAGCGTGCTGGAAGGCAGGCGCTCTACCCTCCACAGCCCAGAAAAATCGACAAGCACCAGCGCTCCCAGAGCGAGGCCGTGACAGGCCTCGGTCTTCCCCTCACGCCGGCAGAAACGCCAGTGTTGGAGAACGGCCCCGCTGTTGTTGTCCCTTTGGTGGATGGAGGGAAAATGCACGTCACATTTGGCGGTGAAGGCGCGCCCGCACCAGACCTGCATCTGCCTCGAGGAAAGCGAAAGACATTCCCCACGAGTGGGTGA